A genomic stretch from Antarcticibacterium flavum includes:
- a CDS encoding FAD-dependent oxidoreductase, producing MNFEVMIVGAGAAGLSCALVLGSAKEKSYAQNHSVGIIAHQKASHLQSAVINNALGITPGTTGAEILREGLVHLEKLYPQVVQISREKVIEISVEGEGIRLRTNKNSYKSKIIVVAVGYTDLMKIKGLESYIIPHKKSPSAKNRIQLKNEDHLVLPGLYVAGTLAGHRSQYAIACGSGAAVATDILTLWNDGEHTKVHDKLE from the coding sequence ATGAATTTTGAGGTGATGATCGTAGGGGCCGGTGCTGCCGGACTTTCCTGCGCCCTTGTTTTAGGGTCGGCGAAAGAAAAATCCTACGCACAAAATCATTCTGTAGGAATTATTGCGCACCAGAAGGCTTCGCATTTACAATCTGCTGTGATCAATAATGCATTGGGCATTACCCCGGGTACCACGGGAGCAGAGATCCTTCGGGAAGGCCTGGTTCATCTGGAGAAATTATACCCGCAGGTAGTGCAGATCTCCCGGGAGAAAGTGATCGAAATTTCAGTTGAGGGTGAGGGAATCAGGTTACGCACCAATAAAAATTCCTACAAATCTAAAATTATAGTTGTCGCTGTGGGGTATACAGACCTTATGAAGATAAAGGGGCTGGAGTCCTATATCATTCCGCATAAAAAATCCCCTTCAGCAAAGAACAGGATACAATTAAAGAATGAAGACCACCTGGTGCTCCCGGGACTTTATGTTGCAGGTACCCTTGCAGGTCACAGGAGCCAGTATGCTATAGCCTGTGGGAGTGGAGCTGCCGTTGCTACAGATATTTTGACCTTGTGGAATGATGGAGAGCACACTAAGGTGCACGATAAATTAGAATAA
- a CDS encoding deoxycytidylate deaminase, which translates to MQDTKQLKYDKAYLRIAREWGKLSHCKRKQVGALIVKDRMIISDGYNGTPTGFENFCEDEEGYTKWYVLHAEANAILKVASSTQSCQGATLYITMSPCKECSKLIHQSGITRVVYQIDYKDNSGLDFLQKAGVKLQQVTELDT; encoded by the coding sequence ATGCAAGATACCAAGCAACTCAAATATGACAAGGCCTACCTGCGCATAGCCCGGGAATGGGGGAAGCTTTCCCACTGTAAAAGAAAGCAGGTTGGCGCACTTATTGTGAAAGACAGGATGATAATTTCCGACGGATATAACGGTACCCCCACCGGTTTTGAGAATTTTTGTGAGGATGAAGAGGGTTATACAAAATGGTACGTACTTCACGCTGAAGCAAATGCCATCCTTAAGGTAGCTTCCTCTACACAATCCTGCCAGGGTGCAACCTTATACATTACCATGTCCCCTTGCAAGGAATGCAGCAAACTCATTCACCAAAGCGGGATCACCCGGGTGGTGTATCAAATAGATTATAAAGACAATTCTGGCCTTGATTTTTTACAAAAGGCCGGGGTTAAATTACAACAGGTAACAGAGCTTGATACTTAA
- a CDS encoding S41 family peptidase gives MKNNNKIYLPLLLGLVCAAGILLGSKINFTQNQGLFSSNPKKEKLNRLIDYIDYEYVDAVNTDSIVDITVNRILENLDPHSVYIPQQEYASVSESMKGDFVGIGVSFQSVNDTIVVIQPLKGGPSERIGIKGGDRILYANDEQLFDRNMTNDSLISQLKGVENSNVTLTVFRKGLKDLLKFNVKRGRVPLKSVDAAYMLTNDLGYIKINRFAETTFKEFKESLKELKRQGATQIALDLRDNPGGYLSEAINIVDEFLEDGKPILFTKNKKGAMEETFSSRKGTYEDKEIFVLINENSASASEIIAGAFQDNDRGTIIGRRSYGKGLVQREMELGDGSAVRLTIARYYTPTGRSIQKSYEEGNEAYFNDYIRRYKNGELSSADSISVDDSLKYVTPGGRIVYGGGGIIPDVFVPKDTNVEKENLTYILRSGFLSTFVFQQLEKDRSFYNSLSWEEFNNRELVNDETVEDFRRYARSQNIPVRINNYKPLVKRYLTAVMAQQLFGTDEFQRLINEDDRIVEKVIELSKSS, from the coding sequence TTGAAGAACAACAACAAAATATACCTTCCGCTCTTATTGGGGCTTGTTTGTGCCGCAGGGATCCTGCTTGGCTCAAAGATAAACTTTACCCAAAATCAGGGGCTTTTTTCCTCCAATCCCAAGAAGGAAAAACTCAACCGGCTTATAGATTACATTGACTACGAATATGTAGACGCGGTGAATACAGATAGTATTGTGGATATCACGGTGAACAGGATCCTGGAGAATCTGGACCCTCATTCAGTCTATATCCCACAGCAGGAATATGCCAGTGTTTCAGAAAGTATGAAAGGCGATTTTGTTGGGATAGGCGTAAGTTTCCAGAGTGTAAATGACACCATTGTCGTAATACAGCCCCTTAAAGGAGGCCCCAGCGAACGCATAGGGATCAAAGGCGGGGACCGCATCCTCTATGCCAATGACGAGCAGCTTTTTGACCGCAATATGACCAATGATTCGCTTATAAGTCAGCTTAAAGGAGTCGAGAATTCAAATGTTACCCTTACGGTTTTTCGAAAAGGACTAAAAGATCTGCTCAAGTTCAATGTAAAGCGTGGAAGGGTACCTTTAAAAAGTGTGGATGCTGCATATATGCTTACCAATGATCTTGGGTACATTAAAATAAACCGTTTTGCTGAAACTACTTTTAAAGAATTTAAGGAAAGCCTTAAAGAATTAAAGAGACAGGGAGCAACCCAAATCGCTTTGGACCTTAGGGATAATCCTGGCGGTTATCTTTCAGAAGCCATAAATATAGTAGATGAATTCCTGGAAGACGGGAAGCCAATCCTCTTTACCAAAAACAAGAAAGGGGCTATGGAAGAGACTTTTTCCAGTAGAAAGGGTACTTATGAGGACAAGGAGATCTTTGTTCTTATCAATGAGAATTCTGCTTCTGCCAGTGAGATCATAGCGGGGGCCTTCCAGGATAATGACAGGGGTACCATTATTGGACGTAGATCTTATGGAAAAGGCCTGGTGCAAAGGGAAATGGAACTGGGCGACGGCAGTGCTGTGCGTCTTACAATTGCGCGTTATTATACTCCTACAGGGAGGTCCATTCAGAAATCTTATGAAGAAGGCAATGAGGCTTACTTCAATGACTATATACGCCGGTATAAGAACGGTGAACTTTCCAGTGCCGATAGTATAAGCGTGGATGACAGTTTGAAATATGTGACCCCGGGAGGACGCATAGTTTATGGTGGTGGGGGAATAATTCCGGATGTGTTTGTGCCAAAGGATACCAATGTGGAGAAGGAAAACCTTACCTATATCCTGCGCAGCGGCTTCCTGAGCACTTTCGTATTCCAGCAGCTTGAAAAAGACCGTAGCTTTTACAACTCCCTTAGCTGGGAAGAATTCAACAACCGGGAACTTGTAAATGATGAGACTGTAGAGGACTTTCGTAGATATGCCCGCTCCCAGAATATTCCTGTGAGGATCAATAACTATAAGCCCCTGGTGAAACGTTACCTAACGGCTGTTATGGCCCAGCAATTGTTTGGCACCGATGAATTTCAGCGATTAATTAATGAAGATGACCGAATTGTAGAAAAAGTCATTGAATTATCTAAAAGTTCCTAG
- a CDS encoding MarC family protein: MNFDLREIATASMILFAVIDIIGSIPIIIDLRKKAGHIQSEKATIVAGILMIVFLFVGKEILNLIGIDVNSFAVAGSFILFFLALEMILGITLYKDDAPETAAVVPLAFPLIAGAGTMTTLLSLRAEYHTVNIVASILVNIIIVYIVLKSSGKMERFLGKQGINVIRKIFGVILLAIAVKLFTTNIQSLFD; encoded by the coding sequence ATGAATTTTGATCTCCGGGAAATCGCGACTGCAAGCATGATCCTTTTTGCGGTAATAGATATTATTGGGAGTATTCCAATCATCATTGACCTGCGAAAAAAAGCGGGGCATATTCAAAGCGAGAAGGCTACTATTGTTGCGGGTATCCTTATGATCGTGTTCCTGTTCGTGGGGAAGGAGATCCTTAACCTTATTGGGATAGATGTGAATTCCTTTGCGGTAGCTGGTTCTTTTATCCTGTTCTTTCTTGCTCTGGAAATGATCCTGGGCATTACTTTATATAAGGATGACGCACCAGAGACTGCTGCGGTGGTGCCGCTTGCCTTTCCGCTCATCGCGGGAGCGGGTACCATGACAACGCTGCTTTCCCTAAGGGCAGAATATCATACTGTGAATATAGTAGCTTCTATCCTGGTAAATATCATCATTGTATACATTGTGCTTAAATCCTCTGGAAAGATGGAAAGGTTTTTGGGGAAACAAGGCATCAATGTGATACGAAAAATATTTGGTGTAATTTTGCTGGCGATAGCTGTTAAGCTTTTTACCACGAATATTCAAAGCCTGTTTGATTAA
- a CDS encoding DUF3109 family protein, with amino-acid sequence MFQLGKTIVSEEIFEKDFVCNLSACKGACCIDGDAGAPLDEEETKILEEIYPAVKPFLRPEGIEAIEKQGTSIIGEDGEFETPLIDGADCAYVTFDTKGIALCGIEEAYNQGKISWKKPVSCHLYPVRVQDYSEFAAVNYHHWHICDDACSLGKELQVPVYKFVKEALIRKFGEDWYEELEKTALEFKLKKEKAVKR; translated from the coding sequence ATGTTTCAACTGGGAAAAACCATCGTTTCTGAAGAGATCTTTGAAAAAGATTTTGTGTGCAACCTCTCTGCCTGCAAAGGTGCCTGCTGTATTGACGGCGACGCCGGCGCCCCTCTTGATGAGGAGGAGACCAAAATCCTGGAGGAGATCTATCCTGCAGTAAAACCATTCCTTCGTCCTGAAGGTATCGAAGCCATCGAAAAACAGGGAACTTCGATAATTGGCGAGGATGGGGAATTTGAAACCCCGCTGATCGATGGGGCAGATTGTGCTTATGTCACCTTTGACACCAAAGGCATTGCACTTTGTGGCATCGAGGAAGCCTATAACCAGGGAAAGATCTCCTGGAAAAAACCTGTTTCCTGCCATTTGTATCCCGTAAGAGTGCAGGATTATTCAGAATTTGCGGCTGTGAACTACCACCACTGGCATATTTGCGATGATGCCTGCTCCCTGGGGAAGGAATTACAGGTACCGGTATATAAGTTTGTAAAGGAGGCTTTGATTAGAAAATTTGGGGAAGACTGGTATGAGGAACTGGAGAAAACTGCCCTGGAGTTTAAACTGAAAAAAGAAAAGGCCGTTAAACGTTAA
- a CDS encoding HupE/UreJ family protein: protein MSEFWLYFNLGLEHVLDWNAYDHILFLIVLVAAYSFSSWRRVLSLVTIFFLGHTVALFLSVYQVVSISSKWIELLIAVTILVTALFNLFTAKRKEKQLNAGLLYFSTGFFGLIHGFGFSTFFKMVAGNQETKFLPLIEFALGIEAALIIVAFVVLLFSFIFQNFFRVSRRDWIIVTSSIVIGVILPILRENIQPFL, encoded by the coding sequence ATGTCTGAATTTTGGTTGTACTTCAATCTGGGCCTGGAACACGTGTTGGACTGGAATGCCTATGATCACATTTTATTTTTGATCGTCCTTGTAGCTGCTTACAGTTTCTCTTCCTGGAGACGGGTGCTGTCGCTGGTTACCATCTTTTTCCTGGGTCACACTGTTGCTTTATTTCTTTCGGTTTACCAGGTGGTGAGCATAAGCAGTAAGTGGATCGAGCTGCTCATTGCCGTGACAATCCTGGTAACTGCACTTTTCAACCTGTTTACCGCAAAACGAAAAGAGAAACAGCTCAATGCAGGATTGCTCTACTTCAGCACAGGATTCTTCGGCCTCATACATGGCTTCGGATTTTCTACCTTCTTTAAAATGGTGGCGGGGAACCAGGAAACCAAATTCCTTCCGCTTATAGAATTTGCATTGGGAATAGAAGCGGCGCTTATTATCGTGGCATTCGTGGTGCTTTTATTTTCCTTTATCTTTCAGAATTTCTTCCGGGTATCACGGCGGGACTGGATCATTGTTACCTCATCTATAGTTATAGGGGTTATTCTTCCTATCTTACGTGAAAATATACAGCCGTTTTTATAA